One stretch of Sinorhizobium fredii DNA includes these proteins:
- a CDS encoding LLM class flavin-dependent oxidoreductase, with protein sequence MRNASSSNLAIGIFDHLDEDGSDIARQYADRLTLAEACDRLGFYAYHLAEHHFTPHGRGPSPNLFLSSVAQRTQQIRLGPMVMLLSLCHPLRAFEEICMLDQLSGGRLELGIGRGSLPIELGYFGIGADAAPERYAEASKILMNAMRGGTLSHQGDYFELNSVPLTLRPYQRPHPPTWIATNRPESASWAAAHGSNIACVGPASSVRKVTDAYRAHRERSVDIGDRAPFLGLLRMVVIGRSEKEAVSLAMPAYARWLESFKFLYELNGLPTPPNLPLTFDAAIESELCVAGTAASVRQALLDQLDAAGANYLLCQLAFGSLPLEASLYTATTIRSEIIERVA encoded by the coding sequence ATGAGAAACGCCTCTTCTTCTAACCTCGCCATCGGCATCTTCGATCACCTGGACGAGGACGGCAGCGATATCGCCCGACAATACGCGGATCGCCTGACGCTGGCGGAGGCGTGTGATCGCCTCGGTTTCTATGCGTATCATCTCGCAGAGCACCATTTTACCCCTCATGGGAGAGGTCCGTCGCCAAATCTGTTTCTGTCGAGCGTCGCACAGCGCACCCAGCAGATTCGTCTCGGCCCAATGGTAATGCTGCTTAGCCTTTGTCATCCGCTACGCGCGTTTGAAGAGATCTGCATGCTGGACCAATTGAGCGGTGGCAGGTTAGAGCTGGGCATAGGGCGCGGCTCTCTCCCGATCGAATTGGGTTACTTCGGGATCGGTGCGGACGCGGCACCAGAACGCTATGCGGAAGCCAGCAAGATACTTATGAATGCGATGAGAGGGGGCACGCTATCCCATCAAGGCGACTATTTCGAGCTGAACAGCGTTCCGTTGACGCTGAGGCCATATCAGCGTCCGCATCCGCCGACATGGATCGCCACCAATCGACCGGAGTCCGCAAGCTGGGCGGCTGCGCACGGTTCAAACATCGCGTGCGTAGGGCCTGCCTCTTCAGTTCGCAAGGTTACTGACGCCTACCGCGCCCACCGAGAGCGCAGCGTTGACATCGGCGATCGAGCGCCGTTTCTGGGCCTGCTTCGCATGGTTGTAATCGGACGCTCGGAAAAAGAAGCGGTTTCGCTCGCGATGCCTGCCTACGCCCGGTGGCTCGAAAGTTTTAAGTTTCTCTACGAACTCAACGGGCTCCCGACACCACCAAATCTCCCTTTGACCTTCGATGCAGCGATCGAAAGTGAATTGTGCGTAGCAGGAACGGCAGCTTCTGTGCGGCAAGCCCTTCTTGATCAGCTGGACGCGGCAGGCGCCAACTATCTGCTGTGCCAACTCGCATTTGGAAGCCTTCCATTAGAGGCTTCGCTCTATACCGCGACAACCATTCGGTCGGAAATTATTGAGCGAGTTGCCTGA
- the nodB gene encoding chitooligosaccharide deacetylase NodB gives MTHPDCLSEVRSGCTDAIAERSVYLTFDDGPHPFCTPAILDLLAEHRVPATFFVIGQFAADQSSLVQRMVAEGHEVANHTMTHPDLSKCGPGEVEREILEANRAIKASSPHASLRHIRAPYGIWSEEVLTASAKAGLTGVHWSVDPRDWSRPGVDAIVDAVLDSVRPGAIVLLHDGCPPNEMQPGTGRNLREQTILALSRLIPALHGRGFVIRSLPQDH, from the coding sequence ATGACACACCCCGATTGTTTGTCTGAAGTGCGCAGCGGGTGCACTGACGCTATCGCTGAGCGCAGCGTTTACTTGACGTTCGACGACGGTCCTCACCCATTTTGCACGCCGGCAATCCTCGATTTGCTGGCGGAACACCGGGTTCCGGCAACATTCTTCGTCATTGGCCAGTTCGCGGCCGACCAGTCGAGCCTCGTCCAGCGAATGGTAGCGGAAGGGCACGAGGTCGCTAACCACACGATGACACATCCGGACCTGTCCAAATGCGGACCAGGCGAAGTAGAGCGTGAAATACTCGAGGCGAACAGGGCCATCAAGGCGTCGTCCCCTCACGCCTCGCTACGGCACATCCGTGCTCCGTATGGCATCTGGAGCGAAGAAGTGCTGACGGCGTCGGCGAAGGCTGGGCTGACCGGGGTCCACTGGTCGGTAGATCCTCGAGACTGGTCCCGCCCTGGCGTCGACGCCATTGTCGATGCAGTGCTCGACTCTGTCCGGCCGGGCGCAATTGTGCTCTTGCACGACGGATGTCCTCCCAACGAAATGCAGCCCGGCACTGGCCGCAATCTGCGCGAGCAGACCATCTTGGCGCTATCCAGACTGATTCCGGCCTTGCATGGCCGCGGTTTTGTAATCCGCTCGCTTCCTCAAGATCACTGA
- a CDS encoding acyl carrier protein, translating into MADQLATEIIEKIKAHADKDKEITMDSELGDLEIHSLELTEIVFDLEVAYGIEIEMSTSEAWSNLKNVGDLVEATRALITAKS; encoded by the coding sequence ATGGCCGATCAACTGGCAACCGAGATTATCGAAAAGATAAAAGCTCATGCTGACAAAGACAAAGAAATTACGATGGACTCGGAGCTCGGGGATCTTGAAATCCATTCGCTCGAACTGACCGAGATCGTCTTTGATCTCGAGGTTGCCTACGGCATTGAAATCGAGATGAGCACTTCCGAGGCCTGGAGCAATCTCAAGAACGTCGGCGACCTCGTCGAGGCGACACGCGCTTTGATTACGGCCAAGAGTTAG
- a CDS encoding DUF2867 domain-containing protein — protein MRPRRVPVSLPNPWLPGADWADRHELLLFAERMTAAEAALRALRNAAGWLRSFGEWRNCVAVALGLNAAPQPTQSDLIGSIPIMHSGNRETVVGYDARHLHFRIVVDVRDGPADGQVIGMTTLVRRRSSIGGLFFAAAIPLHRAIVPALLRGVARPGHGFPGEP, from the coding sequence ATGAGACCACGAAGGGTGCCCGTCAGTTTGCCGAACCCTTGGCTTCCGGGAGCAGACTGGGCCGATCGTCACGAGCTTCTCCTCTTCGCCGAGCGAATGACTGCCGCCGAAGCGGCACTACGAGCACTTCGGAACGCAGCGGGCTGGTTGCGAAGTTTTGGGGAATGGCGCAACTGCGTGGCAGTTGCCCTTGGGCTGAACGCAGCCCCGCAGCCCACGCAATCCGACCTGATCGGCAGCATTCCGATCATGCATAGCGGCAATCGGGAAACCGTCGTCGGCTATGATGCGCGGCACTTGCATTTTCGTATTGTGGTGGATGTTCGTGACGGCCCTGCCGATGGCCAGGTTATCGGAATGACCACCTTGGTGCGCCGCCGCAGCTCGATCGGTGGGCTCTTTTTCGCCGCGGCAATTCCCTTGCACAGGGCGATCGTCCCGGCCTTGCTGAGGGGAGTTGCGCGACCCGGCCATGGCTTTCCAGGGGAACCGTAG
- a CDS encoding LacI family DNA-binding transcriptional regulator, whose protein sequence is MTKRPTICDLARESGLSVATVDRVLNARYPVREETARRVYEAARALGYPTARLMEQRRQRNLPDYRLGFILKKPAHPFFAGLAREVEAAVKAASSFHGIPSIEFVTSNAPGDLVVLLKNMGARCDAIAMVAPDHPTITEAVEDLKVKGVPVFSLLSDFAAGARAGYVGLNNRQVGRTAAWMVAKAAKRPGKVAVFVASHRCLGEELREIGFRSYFRENAQSFEVLATLVSPETRQLTYEATLDLIHHVPELVGFYVPGGAMEGAIAALREGRESRDLVAIVNEITPDSRAALVDGVITMAIATPLRRLCRELTTLMARVIETGTAIPSGQIDLPFDIYLPENVPNSTEIREL, encoded by the coding sequence ATGACCAAGCGTCCCACAATATGCGATCTCGCACGCGAATCCGGACTAAGCGTTGCGACGGTCGATCGAGTCTTGAACGCCCGCTATCCGGTACGGGAAGAGACCGCGCGGCGCGTCTACGAGGCGGCGCGCGCGCTCGGCTATCCTACGGCTCGCCTCATGGAGCAGCGGAGGCAGCGCAATCTCCCTGACTACCGGCTGGGTTTTATCCTCAAGAAGCCCGCGCACCCCTTCTTTGCCGGCCTTGCACGCGAAGTCGAGGCGGCAGTGAAGGCCGCATCCTCTTTTCATGGCATTCCGTCCATCGAGTTCGTTACGTCGAATGCACCCGGCGACCTGGTCGTGCTACTCAAAAATATGGGCGCACGCTGCGATGCGATTGCCATGGTCGCTCCGGACCACCCGACGATCACGGAAGCAGTCGAAGATTTGAAGGTAAAGGGCGTCCCGGTCTTCTCCCTGCTTTCCGATTTCGCTGCGGGCGCGCGCGCCGGCTATGTCGGGCTTAACAACCGGCAAGTCGGGCGAACGGCTGCCTGGATGGTGGCCAAGGCCGCAAAACGGCCGGGCAAAGTGGCGGTCTTCGTTGCGAGTCACCGTTGCCTGGGGGAGGAGCTTCGGGAGATCGGCTTCCGTTCGTATTTCCGTGAGAACGCGCAGAGCTTCGAGGTGCTCGCTACGTTGGTGAGCCCTGAGACACGGCAGCTCACCTATGAAGCCACTCTCGATCTCATTCACCATGTACCTGAGCTCGTCGGTTTTTATGTGCCCGGTGGCGCTATGGAGGGAGCCATCGCGGCTCTGCGCGAGGGGCGCGAGAGCCGGGATCTTGTCGCGATCGTCAATGAGATTACACCGGACTCACGGGCGGCGCTGGTAGATGGCGTCATCACGATGGCGATCGCCACGCCATTACGGCGGCTGTGCCGCGAGCTGACGACGTTGATGGCGCGGGTCATCGAAACCGGAACGGCAATTCCTTCAGGGCAAATCGACCTGCCCTTCGACATCTACTTGCCGGAAAATGTTCCAAATTCGACCGAGATTCGCGAGCTTTAG
- a CDS encoding NodA family N-acyltransferase, with protein sequence MRSEVQWRLCWENELQLSDHVELCEFFRKTYGPTGEFNAKPFEGSRSWAGARPELRAIAYDSGGVAAHMGLLRRFIKVGDVDQLVAELGLYGVRPDLEGLGIAHSIHVMLPVLQELGVPFAFGTVRHALRKHVERFARYGLLTVMSGVQVRFTLPEARLDKPPIRIDDPLVIVLPVKRSISDWPTGSIIDRNGPEL encoded by the coding sequence ATGCGCTCTGAGGTGCAATGGCGTCTATGCTGGGAAAACGAGTTGCAACTCTCCGACCATGTAGAGCTCTGCGAGTTCTTTCGAAAGACCTATGGGCCGACCGGCGAGTTCAATGCAAAACCCTTCGAGGGTAGTCGAAGTTGGGCCGGAGCAAGGCCTGAGCTTCGGGCAATCGCCTATGATTCCGGGGGAGTTGCTGCCCACATGGGCTTGCTGCGCCGTTTCATCAAGGTTGGCGACGTCGACCAACTCGTGGCTGAACTGGGATTGTACGGGGTACGTCCAGACCTCGAGGGACTCGGGATCGCGCATTCGATCCATGTCATGCTTCCAGTACTGCAGGAGCTTGGCGTTCCCTTCGCTTTCGGCACAGTTCGGCACGCGCTGCGCAAACATGTTGAGAGATTCGCCCGGTACGGTCTGTTGACCGTCATGTCTGGGGTTCAGGTGCGGTTCACCCTGCCAGAGGCGCGTCTCGACAAACCGCCCATACGCATCGATGACCCACTTGTCATCGTTCTGCCGGTTAAACGATCGATCTCCGACTGGCCAACCGGCTCGATCATCGATCGAAACGGACCAGAGCTATGA
- the repC gene encoding plasmid replication protein RepC, translating to MREPTPPKRSIGRRQTPTRAEFRRLALSAEIGTVTRGQLAVLAQNLPCTGIVNATEAYLLTTLINTAPAEAFDKGGRPIIFKSNQQLAFEINRSAGRVSRLLSRLFDAGLITMQDSGNYKRYPTRDVEGVIVDGCGIDLRILIVRYRELDELVRQARVEKAAANAALRRYRGTLRNLRRALASAYCLPQRIRARLEVRLEKVATLVGIATRAPSALLLRATALLEWFVERAMRLPRRPEVAFAPQDSACRCAESGMHRQSTSPDSHEESSDSQCTATAGPMTSARELTPEAGRRRAVKQPRRSRQEMVALQDILRAIPALSTYGLALPRSWADLARIAPQMCRIAGISDDARRRAVDQMGEHRAAVAIAITLQKLDRQEVSSPDGYLRAMTERAGSGELHLSRSIFGLAARYTMEPLP from the coding sequence GTGCGAGAACCGACGCCACCAAAGCGGTCGATCGGCCGTAGACAGACGCCCACACGTGCCGAATTCCGCCGGCTGGCACTATCGGCTGAAATCGGGACCGTGACACGCGGACAGCTCGCCGTGCTTGCGCAGAATCTGCCCTGCACGGGGATCGTCAATGCGACCGAAGCGTATCTTTTGACCACACTGATCAACACGGCACCTGCGGAAGCCTTCGACAAAGGCGGCCGGCCAATCATCTTCAAGTCGAACCAGCAACTCGCTTTCGAAATCAATCGTTCGGCTGGACGCGTAAGCCGGCTGCTGTCGAGGCTTTTCGATGCCGGGCTGATCACCATGCAGGACAGCGGCAACTACAAACGATATCCCACCCGAGACGTCGAAGGCGTCATTGTCGACGGCTGCGGGATCGACCTGCGAATACTCATCGTTCGTTACCGCGAGCTTGATGAACTCGTAAGGCAAGCCAGGGTCGAAAAGGCCGCCGCAAATGCCGCGCTGCGGCGGTATCGCGGGACGTTGCGAAACCTGCGACGAGCGCTCGCATCCGCCTACTGCCTTCCCCAGCGCATCCGGGCGCGGCTTGAAGTGCGTCTTGAAAAAGTCGCCACCTTGGTCGGCATCGCGACGCGGGCACCAAGCGCCCTTTTACTCCGCGCGACCGCGCTTCTTGAGTGGTTTGTCGAACGGGCTATGCGTCTCCCCCGTCGACCTGAAGTCGCGTTCGCGCCACAAGATTCGGCATGCAGGTGTGCCGAAAGCGGCATGCACAGACAGAGTACAAGCCCTGATTCACATGAAGAGAGTAGCGATAGCCAGTGTACGGCTACTGCCGGACCAATGACTTCAGCCAGGGAATTGACTCCTGAAGCAGGCCGCAGGCGCGCAGTCAAACAACCACGTCGTTCGCGGCAGGAGATGGTCGCACTGCAGGACATATTGCGAGCCATACCAGCACTGAGCACTTACGGTTTGGCGCTGCCCCGCAGTTGGGCCGATCTCGCCCGGATCGCTCCGCAAATGTGCCGAATTGCCGGTATTTCGGACGATGCGCGGCGCCGCGCCGTCGATCAGATGGGCGAGCACCGGGCCGCCGTTGCGATCGCGATTACCCTCCAGAAGCTCGATCGGCAGGAAGTCTCCTCGCCAGACGGCTATCTGCGAGCAATGACCGAGCGGGCGGGCTCCGGCGAACTACACCTTTCCCGTTCGATCTTCGGGCTCGCAGCCCGCTACACCATGGAGCCGCTGCCTTAA
- the hisC gene encoding histidinol-phosphate transaminase — protein sequence MPDAKLQSVLSSLSQQASELNALPSICTVPDARCVKLNTNENPFALPAPVMECAVAALERQYLYPQDDNISLREAAAKAYGLCRDQVIAGNGSSELLGLIYKAFLSPGDTVAMISPGFSFNRKLATLQGARFLEIPLTEACLLPTEQLLFGPAKDAKFILLANPNNPTGTFLPVAEIESLVAQSDRLIVLDEAYVDFAPDNALRLLDRYSNLLILRTFSKSYAAAGIRIGFGLGHPELVGRLRNLQNVFNMNVIGHAVGIGILSHREAYEENHIHIKRERQRVCVALSQLGFSVTPSNANFLLAQVPPGQDGTWWQASLKKRKILVAVFPEDGLENCIRVSIGTRAQMDAFLTAVRDISGRLQHDPGR from the coding sequence ATGCCTGACGCAAAACTGCAGAGCGTGCTTTCATCTCTTTCGCAACAGGCGAGTGAGTTAAATGCGCTGCCGTCCATTTGTACGGTGCCTGATGCTCGTTGTGTCAAACTCAACACGAATGAGAATCCATTTGCGCTGCCGGCGCCCGTGATGGAGTGCGCCGTTGCGGCGCTCGAACGCCAATATCTCTATCCGCAAGATGATAACATCAGCTTGAGGGAAGCAGCCGCTAAAGCGTATGGGCTGTGCAGGGATCAGGTGATCGCCGGTAACGGATCCTCTGAACTTCTGGGGCTTATCTACAAGGCTTTCCTTAGTCCAGGCGACACCGTGGCGATGATTTCGCCAGGATTTTCGTTCAACCGCAAACTAGCCACTTTGCAGGGCGCTCGATTTCTCGAAATACCATTGACCGAAGCTTGTTTGCTGCCGACAGAGCAACTGCTATTCGGCCCTGCCAAGGATGCCAAGTTCATCCTATTAGCCAATCCGAACAATCCTACCGGAACGTTTCTTCCGGTTGCCGAAATCGAGAGCCTCGTAGCCCAGTCGGACCGATTGATCGTGCTGGATGAGGCCTATGTCGACTTTGCGCCGGACAATGCGTTGCGCCTTCTCGATCGCTATTCGAACCTTCTGATCTTGAGAACATTTTCGAAAAGCTATGCCGCCGCCGGCATTCGGATTGGTTTCGGTTTGGGTCATCCTGAGCTTGTTGGAAGGCTGCGTAATCTTCAGAACGTCTTCAACATGAACGTGATCGGCCACGCCGTTGGCATCGGCATCCTTTCCCATCGTGAAGCGTATGAAGAGAACCACATACATATCAAGCGGGAAAGACAGAGAGTGTGCGTGGCGCTGTCGCAACTTGGCTTCTCCGTGACACCTTCCAATGCCAATTTCCTGCTGGCCCAAGTGCCTCCAGGGCAAGACGGAACTTGGTGGCAAGCATCTCTGAAGAAGCGAAAGATACTCGTTGCCGTATTCCCTGAAGATGGCCTCGAAAACTGCATTCGCGTCAGCATCGGTACAAGAGCCCAAATGGATGCTTTCCTCACAGCTGTCAGAGACATTTCTGGCCGGCTTCAGCACGACCCTGGCCGTTGA
- a CDS encoding NodA family N-acyltransferase, whose amino-acid sequence MGSEVRWKLCWENELQLADHIELAEFFQKTYGPTGEFNAKPFEGSRSWAGARPELRAIAYDSGGVAAHLGVLRRFIKVGAVDLLVAELGLYGVRRDLERLGISHSIRVMLPTLQELEVPFAFGTVRPALERHVERFGRHSPVTVLSGLRVQSTLPEARLDKPPTRIEDALVIVLPVGRSISDWPAGMTIERNGPEL is encoded by the coding sequence ATGGGCTCTGAGGTGCGGTGGAAGCTGTGCTGGGAAAATGAGTTGCAACTCGCCGACCATATCGAACTCGCTGAGTTCTTTCAAAAGACATATGGTCCGACCGGCGAATTCAACGCCAAACCATTCGAAGGCAGCAGAAGTTGGGCCGGAGCGAGGCCAGAGCTTCGTGCGATTGCCTATGACTCGGGCGGTGTAGCGGCCCATCTGGGCGTGTTGCGCCGTTTCATCAAGGTTGGTGCGGTTGACCTGCTGGTGGCTGAACTTGGCTTGTATGGGGTGCGTCGGGATCTCGAAAGACTCGGAATCAGTCATTCAATCCGCGTCATGCTTCCAACGCTGCAGGAGCTTGAGGTTCCGTTCGCTTTCGGCACGGTCAGGCCCGCGCTGGAGCGCCATGTTGAGAGGTTCGGCAGGCATAGTCCAGTGACTGTCTTGTCGGGGCTTCGCGTGCAGTCCACGCTGCCGGAAGCTCGTCTCGACAAGCCGCCCACGCGTATCGAAGATGCACTTGTCATCGTTCTGCCAGTGGGACGGTCAATCTCCGATTGGCCCGCCGGTATGACGATAGAACGCAACGGGCCAGAGCTATAG
- the nodC gene encoding chitooligosaccharide synthase NodC: protein MNFLDTTSTVAISLYALLSTAYKSMQAVYSQPAFDSSASERPVGFDGLPSVDVIVPCFNEDPDTLSQCLASIADQQYAGEMRVYVVDDGSGNRDALRPVHETFARDPRFDIILLPQNVGKRKAQIAAIRRSHGDLVLNVDSDTILASDVITKLVPKMQDPAVGAAMGQLTASNRSDSWLTRLIDMEYWLACNEERAAQARFGAVMCCCGPCAMYRRSALVMLLDQYESQYFRGKPSDFGEDRHLTILMLKAGFRTEYVPSAIAATVVPNKLGPYLRQQLRWARSTFRDTLLGLRLLPGLNRFLTLDVVGQNLGPLLLALSVLTGLAQLALTGTVPWWTALMIVAMTMVRCTVVAFRARQLRFLGFSLHTFINIFLLLPLKAYALCTLSNSDWLSRSSAGSSSKKAAEQAPVQRPTTECRATECSGHMTPLRRLNLARDSSRLVTSECICSDE from the coding sequence ATGAATTTTCTTGATACAACCAGTACCGTCGCCATCTCGCTTTATGCGCTGCTTTCGACTGCTTATAAAAGCATGCAGGCCGTTTACTCTCAGCCGGCATTCGATTCATCGGCGTCTGAGCGCCCGGTCGGCTTCGACGGGCTGCCGAGCGTGGACGTCATCGTACCCTGCTTCAACGAAGACCCGGACACGCTTTCGCAGTGCCTGGCTTCCATTGCAGATCAGCAATACGCCGGGGAAATGCGCGTCTATGTCGTGGATGACGGTTCTGGCAATCGCGACGCCTTGCGACCCGTGCACGAGACCTTCGCGCGCGACCCCAGGTTCGATATCATTCTGCTTCCTCAGAATGTCGGAAAGCGCAAGGCACAGATCGCCGCGATACGCCGCTCTCATGGCGATCTGGTGTTAAACGTCGACTCTGACACGATACTCGCGTCCGATGTCATCACGAAGCTCGTACCCAAGATGCAGGATCCGGCCGTCGGTGCGGCCATGGGACAGTTGACGGCCAGCAACCGCAGCGACAGTTGGCTGACCCGTTTGATCGATATGGAGTACTGGCTGGCTTGCAACGAGGAGCGTGCGGCACAGGCTCGCTTCGGTGCCGTTATGTGCTGCTGCGGCCCATGTGCCATGTATCGCCGCTCTGCGCTCGTTATGCTGTTGGACCAGTACGAGTCACAATATTTCCGGGGCAAGCCGAGCGACTTCGGTGAGGATCGGCATCTCACCATTCTGATGTTAAAGGCAGGCTTTCGAACCGAGTACGTGCCGAGCGCAATCGCAGCTACAGTCGTTCCGAACAAACTAGGGCCGTATCTGCGCCAACAACTGCGCTGGGCACGCAGCACGTTCCGGGATACGTTGCTTGGGCTGCGCCTGCTGCCCGGCCTCAATCGCTTTTTGACGCTGGACGTGGTCGGACAGAATCTCGGGCCACTGCTTCTGGCGCTATCAGTGCTGACGGGGCTCGCACAGCTCGCACTGACAGGCACCGTGCCTTGGTGGACAGCCCTGATGATTGTGGCCATGACGATGGTTCGCTGCACCGTTGTAGCGTTTCGGGCCCGCCAACTCCGATTCCTGGGCTTTTCTCTGCACACATTCATCAACATTTTTCTGTTGCTGCCCTTGAAGGCCTACGCGTTGTGCACACTGAGCAATAGCGACTGGCTGTCGCGCAGCTCTGCTGGCAGCTCGTCGAAGAAAGCGGCGGAACAGGCCCCCGTCCAACGTCCGACGACTGAATGTCGCGCTACAGAATGTTCGGGACATATGACACCGCTTCGAAGGCTCAACCTTGCGCGCGACTCTTCGAGGCTAGTGACGTCTGAATGCATTTGCAGCGACGAGTAA
- a CDS encoding beta-ketoacyl-[acyl-carrier-protein] synthase family protein produces the protein MARSRIVITGLGGICGLGVSVPSIWEAMRAGRSAIGEITRVPLHKTKIRTGAEVKQLPEVEFDRKRLATMDRYSLLAVLAAGEALRQSGLTADNVNTDRTGAVVGTAIFGAETLEENYRGLFIAGKSHTNVFAVPRSMPGAPASQVSMVYGLRGPVFGVTSACSSSNHAFISAIDQLRLGRADVMLAGGTDAPFAYGVLKAWEALRAVARETCRPFSADRDGLVLGEGAGMAVLETYEHAVARGAPILAELAGTGMSADASDIVAPTVEGPIAAIKACLADAGLLPADIDYVNAHGTGTKYNDRLETQAIRRVFGNHADVLSVSSTKSMHAHCMGASGALELIACVMALRDGLIPPTANYREKDPECDLDVTPNIPRERKVRAAISNSFAFGGTNAVLAITAA, from the coding sequence ATGGCCCGGTCCCGTATCGTTATAACCGGCCTCGGCGGCATCTGCGGCTTGGGCGTCAGCGTGCCCTCCATCTGGGAAGCGATGCGCGCAGGCCGATCGGCGATCGGCGAGATCACCAGGGTCCCCCTCCATAAGACGAAAATCCGCACAGGGGCAGAGGTCAAGCAGTTGCCCGAGGTCGAGTTCGATCGAAAGCGTCTTGCGACGATGGACCGCTATAGCCTGCTGGCAGTTCTTGCCGCCGGCGAGGCGCTTCGGCAATCGGGGCTCACCGCCGACAATGTCAACACCGATCGCACCGGCGCGGTCGTCGGAACAGCCATCTTCGGTGCTGAGACGCTTGAAGAGAACTACCGCGGGCTCTTCATCGCCGGGAAATCACACACGAATGTCTTTGCGGTGCCTCGCTCCATGCCAGGCGCACCGGCCAGTCAGGTGAGCATGGTCTACGGGCTGCGTGGGCCGGTGTTCGGCGTAACGTCGGCGTGCTCGTCGTCAAACCACGCGTTCATATCTGCGATCGACCAGCTGAGGCTCGGCAGGGCTGACGTCATGTTGGCCGGCGGTACCGACGCGCCGTTCGCCTACGGTGTGCTGAAGGCTTGGGAGGCGCTGCGCGCCGTCGCCCGCGAGACTTGCCGGCCGTTCTCGGCCGATCGGGACGGCTTGGTGCTCGGCGAAGGCGCGGGCATGGCGGTCCTCGAAACCTATGAGCACGCCGTGGCGCGCGGCGCTCCGATCCTTGCCGAGCTTGCCGGCACTGGAATGTCCGCAGACGCATCCGACATTGTCGCACCGACCGTCGAAGGCCCGATCGCCGCAATCAAGGCCTGCCTTGCCGATGCCGGGCTCCTGCCCGCGGACATTGACTATGTCAACGCTCACGGCACAGGCACCAAATACAACGACCGGCTCGAGACCCAGGCAATTCGCCGCGTCTTCGGCAATCACGCCGATGTCCTTTCGGTGTCCTCGACCAAGTCGATGCATGCCCACTGCATGGGGGCATCCGGCGCTCTCGAGCTGATTGCCTGTGTCATGGCGCTTCGCGACGGTCTAATCCCGCCGACCGCGAACTACCGGGAGAAGGATCCCGAATGCGACCTCGACGTGACACCCAACATTCCGCGCGAGCGCAAGGTGCGGGCAGCGATCAGCAATTCTTTCGCCTTCGGCGGCACCAACGCCGTGCTGGCAATCACGGCGGCCTGA
- the nodD2 gene encoding transcriptional regulator NodD2 has product MRFKGLDLNLLVALDALMTERNLTAAARSINLSQPAMSAAVGRLRTYFDDELFTMIGRELIPTPRAERLAPAVRETLLHVQVSIISSDPFDPAQSDRRFKIILSDYATLVFFEKIVERAAREAPGVSFEFLPLADDYEDLLRRGDIDLLILPEIFMSNAHPRAKLFDEVHVCVGCRTNEQLSEPLTFERYMSMGHVVVKFGNTRKPSIEEWYLLEHGMKRRVDVVVQGFSMIAPMVSGTERIGTMPLRLAQRFAKTIPLRIVELPLPLPPFTEAVQWPALHNSDPASLWMRDMLVEEASRMALPRESR; this is encoded by the coding sequence ATGCGTTTCAAGGGCCTTGATCTAAATCTCCTCGTCGCGCTCGACGCGTTGATGACCGAACGGAACCTCACGGCTGCGGCACGCAGCATCAATCTCAGTCAGCCGGCCATGAGCGCGGCGGTCGGGCGCCTGCGCACCTATTTCGACGATGAGCTCTTTACAATGATTGGCCGTGAGCTGATTCCGACGCCACGTGCGGAACGGCTTGCGCCGGCGGTCCGCGAGACCCTGCTGCACGTCCAGGTCTCGATCATTTCCTCGGATCCGTTTGACCCGGCCCAGTCGGATCGTCGCTTCAAAATCATCCTCTCCGACTACGCTACACTCGTCTTTTTCGAGAAGATCGTGGAGCGCGCTGCGCGCGAAGCGCCCGGCGTCAGCTTCGAATTTCTGCCTCTTGCGGACGACTATGAGGATCTCCTTCGGCGCGGCGACATCGATCTTCTGATCCTGCCGGAAATCTTCATGTCAAACGCTCATCCCAGAGCGAAACTGTTCGACGAGGTACATGTGTGCGTCGGTTGTCGCACGAACGAGCAACTGTCGGAGCCGCTTACATTCGAGAGATACATGTCTATGGGGCATGTTGTGGTCAAGTTCGGCAATACGCGCAAGCCATCCATCGAGGAATGGTATTTGCTCGAACACGGCATGAAGAGACGTGTCGACGTTGTCGTGCAGGGCTTCAGCATGATCGCGCCCATGGTATCTGGTACCGAGCGTATAGGGACCATGCCTCTGAGACTGGCGCAGCGTTTCGCAAAAACAATTCCCCTGCGGATCGTCGAGCTCCCGTTGCCACTTCCCCCATTCACCGAGGCAGTCCAATGGCCTGCCCTTCACAATAGTGATCCTGCGAGCCTCTGGATGCGCGATATGTTGGTAGAGGAGGCATCCCGCATGGCTTTGCCGCGGGAGTCCAGGTGA